The window TATGTATAAACTCCCATTTGGTACCCTTGGAGTACCTTCGCTTTATTTGCTGCAGATATGTACTAATGTCAACCAAATTTCTTTTAGgggaattaaaataaatttataatgtaaAGGTTCTAATCCCAGCCTGCACAAAATATAGAAGTAGGAATGATGTAACAAACaatgtatatacacacatattgaCTGAAACAAATGCTATATAAGCTAATTGACATAATTTACATGATCCGGTGAAGAGCGAGAATCAGAACAAAACAATGAACATAGTATTCTAGGTTGTAGTAGAAACAATATTAACAAAGTGTAGCATAGAAAACAAAGTTGAGAATAGGGGATTCTTTAAGCGGTTGTCAAATTGTGGTTCCTTAATAGCGTTTCCAGTAGAATCCATTTCATCAGATTAGGAGGCATCCGAGGGTCGGCAGGACCATGTTAGGCACCACAAAACAATACTACTGTAGGCAACATGGATTGCAGAGAGCTAGACAGACACCTTGGAAGCAATCACCATGCTCAAAGTAGTGTGTCCTGCACACTAGAGTTTAAATTGCCAACAGCAGCAACTACCAAAAAATCCAAACTTGTGCCCATCCTAAAGCCCTCTTCGCACCTACCAAATGCAACAGCAAATTTATCGTGTGCTTAAGCTTAAAGTTGTAATGTTTGTTCAAAGAAAGACTCTTCCCAAGAACAATGTTTTACACACTTAAAGATGTGATCTAACTTCGTTCAGACCTTGgatttacttaatttttttagaaactGCCTAAGAAAAAAGTCTCCATTCTAACAGATTTTCCTTTGGAGCATGCAGAAACTATTCCCCTGCCACATGCCCCCAGCAGAACAGCCAGCTAACTGAAAGCGAATAATTAGAATCTATTAGAGAAGCTAATGGCAACATTCTTCTTCATAGAGTTAGCAGAATGAACTTAAACTACGTATTTACCTTGCATACTTTGATTAGGGAGACCAATTGTTTGACCTCTTTTCAGCCGGTATATCGATCTCTTAAATTTCTCGTTTATATGTCGTGGAGCGCACCAGGGTTAGCTTACATCCTTGAACCAAGAACCATCTCTTGGCTGACCTAGTTCTAGTCCAGAAACAAGCTTCGAAAATTGATATTAATTTGTCATGGGTATTCCTTTTTCGTGAATATAGTTATATACAGATGTTGCTTAATTTATTTCTGACATACTTCTTTTCTCAGTCTAAAGGTGCCTGAATTCCATGGATTATTACATACGTGTGATGTACATTATGGTTCTAAATGCAATTTTTCTTTTGCTCTCTAATATCTTTTAAAGTTTTCTCCCAAAATTTAAAAACGATCACATGTCTGTGGTTAGCTTTAGGAAAATATCATTACTTGTTTGGGGATGTGTGACAAAAGGAGTGGTTCTTTCTGATTAGAAATAACTCGTGTGTATCTGTTATAACATGTTAGAGAACTATATATGGTCATTGACGTATTGTGAATGTTGAATATGTTCAAACACAGAAGTCAGACACCTGAGCTAATTTGTGCTCTGGAAAATCTTGAAGCTTACAAGAAGATAATCACTTTGATGTTGGCCCCTACCATTCTATTTGATTTGACAGCTTCTCTTTCTCTCGATCGATTTAAAGGTCAGGAGTTTGAGGTTTGTGTTAGGATCGATCGTAGCTGTGATAGCCAAAACATGATTGTTTATATGCACATGATGCCTTCTGCtaggtatgattttttttttcttgaatccTATAGAATCTTTTTGACAAATCCCAAGATAGTGTTCCTAACTTTTGCTACTCCCGTAGATCCGTTGCCTTGTCTAAATACATGTGCAGAAGTATGGTTCTCAGATCTCTGTCACCTCACTGGCTCTCTTCAGACAATACAGTACATGAATGTGCTGATCTATTCGGTAATGTGTCGGGGATGAATTCCTTACCAGAAGAATTGATAGAAGAGATTGTATCACGTACCAACCCTCGTGATGCATGCAGAAATCTATCGATGGTGTCCAGAAGTTTCTGCTTAGCCGCAAAATCTGATTATGTTTGGGATAGATTTCTTCCCTCTGAACTCATCTCCCGTCGTGCGGTGTCAGATCAGTGGTTGTTTGATGATCCTTGGAAAAATATTGCTTCAGATACTTTACATGCTTTTCCTACCAAGAAGGATTTGTATCTTTTTCTTGCAGACAATCCTTTAATCATCGATGACGGTGCTATGGTAATCAATctgtttttatgtattattactCTTGACTAGATTATTGTTTCTGAATTGAGCTAAATACATTCATTAGCTTTTGGTGTATCATGGAAAAAGAAGATTACAAGCgaaagttaaaatttatataaagagCCATCAACAGAGATATGTGCAGGGGGTGTGAACTGGTTGGTTTTGAAGTTCTGATATTGAAGTGTTATCAGTGAAATTTTCCGAATGTAAACTGCAAATTACTACGTAATTTGTGTTGTAGGTTATCTAAACACCAACTTTGTTGTGCAATTTAGTTGTATACTAACTTAGATTGTATTGTCTTCATTGAAGCAGTACTTTTGGCTAGACAAGCTCAGTGGGAACAAGTGTTTTCATATCGGACCGGAAAAGCTTTGCTTAAGTGAACCGAATGGGTGGGAGTGGTACAGTTATTCACTAACAAGGTAAAAAATTCTAATGAATGTGTCTTTCTCACATGCTAATCATCTTTCTTGTTTAGAAAATATTCTGTTGCAAGGAAGGAAATGAAATTCTTCTTTGATCACTTCTAAGAACagaatttttacatatattgctATGTATCCATGTGTGTCACGCTATTAGGGAAAAGATTCTATGGTTAGTGATGTTAGAATGTCATGTGTGTAGTGTGTTTAAATGCAGATTTACTGGAACACCTGTGCTTAACGGGGCAAAAATCGAAATTTATGGAGAGATAAGCACTTCACTATTGTCCCCTAACACAGCCTATACTGCTtactttttgtttaattttaatgtCTACTACGGAGGATTTGGGGAGGAAATACCACTGGAAACATGTGTTGGTATTGATGGTAGTAGCAATTGCGAAAACAGGATTATCTATATACCCTTCATGCCCAAGTATGACAAATATGCTGGTCCCTATCTAGAAAGGAGACTGGAGATGCCTGTATTACCGGCTTGCCAGTATCCAAAAAGGAGAGATGATGGACTGTATGAACTTGAGTTGGGCGATTACTTTAACAAGGAAGGTGATCACAACAGGAAACTGAAGATGAGCTTGAGGGAAGACAGGAAAGAGAAGCGCGGCATCGTTCTTCATGGAATCGAGATCCGACCAAAGtgttctaaaaaaattattagagaCTCTGAACTTTAAGATCCAGCCTAGTTCAGGCTCTAAGAAAAATCATACTTTAGTTAAGGTGTATAGTGTCCACTGTCCACCTATTCTTCTGTTTCTGCGTAAGTTTTATTCTTGATCaggtttttattttagtttattcaTATAAACGAATCAACAAACAGTTATTAGTGTTTTTTTTCCCACGTATGCTACTATCATTCGTATGTTCTCGACCAGCTGTCATATAACAATATGGCAATAAACCTGAAACAGAGATTAAACGTTTGCAATATCAAACCTTGGAAACAAGGTAAAaccaatactccctctgtctttTTTAatatgtcacttttgacttggacacgtaactttaggtggaTTGACCGGCtagtaaaagttattatttttaattaatttttgttgtgaattaaaattttgattatatatttttattcagagaaagaaaatttcaaaaataatacatttaactacccggtcaaaacacttaaaagtgtgtgcgtcaaaaagtcaaacgtcatgtATTAAAAAACGAGTACCAGATACTAGCTGCTAGTCTAATCTTTTCTGTAGGCTAATAACCAAGGTAAACCATAATTTTAAGTATCTTCTCTAGGCAAGACCTCTTTGCCTTTTGTTGATCATATGAAGTCTATGCCTCTGGTAACGAGGCTGCACTTCTTCCGGTCCTCGTCTTGCTCACCAATTTTGCTGCACTTCTTCCAGTCCTCGTCCTAATCCTTGCTCACCAATTTTACATACAAGATGAACCAAGTCTATGCTAATGCTAAAGCCCCCGGAGTGAAATTGAGTTGGGCGATTACTTAAACAAGAAAGGTGATCACAACAGGACACTGAAGATGAGCTTGAGGGAAGACAGATAAGAGAAGCGTGGCATCGTTCTTAATGGATCGAGATCCGACCAAAGTGTTCTAAAGAAATTATTAGAGTCTGGCCTAAGGGCTCTAAGAAAAATCATACTACAGTGTCCACTGTCCACCTATTCTTCTGTTTCTGCATAAATTTTATTCTTGATCAgggtttttatttttgttaattcgTTTAACAGACAGTTATtagtgctttttttttttccccgtTAGACGCGTTTCGCATGTTCTCAGTTAGCAGTCATATGGCAATAAACCTGAAACA of the Daucus carota subsp. sativus chromosome 4, DH1 v3.0, whole genome shotgun sequence genome contains:
- the LOC108219407 gene encoding F-box protein PP2-B11 isoform X2; amino-acid sequence: MNNAVPHKSMKETDPCPNGRELSLVSRSLKESFLVSHSDTLLAFPARKHYLRIHKLSGNKYFFRAQMVLFMGEPCLPSRLLLSPSPLSQTPELICALENLEAYKKIITLMLAPTILFDLTASLSLDRFKGQEFEVCVRIDRSCDSQNMIVYMHMMPSARSVALSKYMCRSMVLRSLSPHWLSSDNTVHECADLFGNVSGMNSLPEELIEEIVSRTNPRDACRNLSMVSRSFCLAAKSDYVWDRFLPSELISRRAVSDQWLFDDPWKNIASDTLHAFPTKKDLYLFLADNPLIIDDGAMYFWLDKLSGNKCFHIGPEKLCLSEPNGWEWYSYSLTRFTGTPVLNGAKIEIYGEISTSLLSPNTAYTAYFLFNFNVYYGGFGEEIPLETCVGIDGSSNCENRIIYIPFMPKYDKYAGPYLERRLEMPVLPACQYPKRRDDGLYELELGDYFNKEGDHNRKLKMSLREDRKEKRGIVLHGIEIRPKCSKKIIRDSEL
- the LOC108219407 gene encoding F-box protein PP2-B11 isoform X1, producing MNNAVPHKSMKETDPCPNGRELSLVSRSLKESFLVSHSDTLLAFPARKHYLRIHKLSGNKYFFRAQMVLFMGEPCLPSRLLLSPSPLSQTPELICALENLEAYKKIITLMLAPTILFDLTASLSLDRFKGQEFEVCVRIDRSCDSQNMIVYMHMMPSARSVALSKYMCRSMVLRSLSPHWLSSDNTVHECADLFGNVSGMNSLPEELIEEIVSRTNPRDACRNLSMVSRSFCLAAKSDYVWDRFLPSELISRRAVSDQWLFDDPWKNIASDTLHAFPTKKDLYLFLADNPLIIDDGAMYFWLDKLSGNKCFHIGPEKLCLSEPNGWEWYSYSLTSVFKCRFTGTPVLNGAKIEIYGEISTSLLSPNTAYTAYFLFNFNVYYGGFGEEIPLETCVGIDGSSNCENRIIYIPFMPKYDKYAGPYLERRLEMPVLPACQYPKRRDDGLYELELGDYFNKEGDHNRKLKMSLREDRKEKRGIVLHGIEIRPKCSKKIIRDSEL